GCCTTAGGGAGCGGGTAAAGGTTTATACGTACATGAGCGTCAAAGAGGATGGAATTTCACTTTTTGGCTTTAATAAAATGGAGGAATTGGAACTTTTCAACAAACTTATAACGGTTAACGGAGTAGGCCCCAAAGCCGCAATCAGCCTCATGGGGGCGCTGATCTACGGGGATATTATAATGGCGGTCGTTTCGGAGGACGCGGCCGCCCTCTCAAAGGCTCCGGGCCTTGGTAAAAAAACGGCGCAGAAAATAATACTCGAATTAAAAGACAAATTCAAAAACGAAGATTTCCTTCAAAGCATATGGGGCGCTGTATGCTCCCGTTAATTTTATAAAGAAAGGGAGATTAAAATGGTATTAACAGAAAAAAGCTGTGCGGAATTTGCGGAAAAACTTGCTTCTAA
This genomic window from Anaerotignum faecicola contains:
- a CDS encoding Holliday junction branch migration protein RuvA; protein product: LRERVKVYTYMSVKEDGISLFGFNKMEELELFNKLITVNGVGPKAAISLMGALIYGDIIMAVVSEDAAALSKAPGLGKKTAQKIILELKDKFKNEDFLQSIWGAVCSR